In Enterobacter sp. 638, a single window of DNA contains:
- the yidA gene encoding sugar-phosphatase, which produces MAIKLIAIDMDGTLLLPDHTISPAVKKAIAAARAKGVNVVLTTGRPYAGVHSYLKELHMNEPGDYCITYNGALVQKAADGSTVAQTALSYDDYLYLEKLSREVGSHFHALDRNTLYTANRDISYYTVHESFVATIPLVFCEAEKMDPSTQFLKVMMIDEPAILDQAIARIPAEVKEKYTVLKSAPYFLEILDKRVNKGTGVKSLADALGIKPEEIMTLGDQENDIAMIEYAGMGVAMENAIPSVKEVANFVTKSNLEDGVAYAIEKFVLN; this is translated from the coding sequence ATGGCCATTAAACTCATTGCAATCGACATGGACGGCACATTGCTGCTGCCGGACCACACTATTTCTCCTGCTGTTAAAAAGGCGATTGCCGCCGCGCGCGCAAAAGGCGTGAATGTGGTGCTGACCACGGGCCGTCCCTATGCCGGCGTTCACAGCTATCTGAAAGAGCTGCACATGAATGAGCCGGGTGATTACTGCATCACCTATAACGGCGCGCTGGTTCAGAAAGCCGCTGATGGCAGCACCGTGGCGCAAACAGCACTGAGCTATGACGATTACCTGTACCTCGAAAAATTGTCCCGCGAAGTCGGTTCCCATTTCCACGCACTCGATCGCAATACGCTGTACACCGCCAACCGCGATATCAGCTACTACACCGTGCATGAATCCTTTGTCGCCACCATTCCGCTGGTGTTCTGCGAAGCCGAGAAAATGGATCCGAGCACGCAATTCCTGAAAGTCATGATGATTGACGAGCCCGCGATTCTGGATCAGGCGATTGCCCGCATTCCGGCGGAGGTAAAAGAGAAATATACCGTGCTAAAAAGTGCGCCGTATTTCCTCGAAATTCTCGATAAACGCGTCAATAAAGGCACTGGCGTGAAATCGCTGGCCGACGCGCTGGGCATCAAGCCGGAAGAGATCATGACCCTGGGCGATCAGGAAAACGACATCGCGATGATCGAATACGCAGGGATGGGCGTGGCGATGGAAAACGCAATCCCATCGGTGAAAGAAGTGGCCAATTTCGTGACCAAATCCAACCTGGAAGACGGCGTTGCCTACGCCATCGAGAAATTCGTCCTTAATTAA
- the dgoD gene encoding galactonate dehydratase → MKITNITTYRLPPRWMFLKIETDEGVVGWGEPVIEGRARTVEAAVHELKEYLIGQDPARINDLWQVMYRAGFYRGGPILMSAIAGIDQALWDIKGKVLNAPVWQLMGGLVRDKIKAYSWVGGDRPAEVIDGIKTLRNIGFDTFKLNGCEEMGVIDNSRAVDKAVNTVAQIREAFGNEIEFGLDFHGRVSAPMAKVLIKELEQYRPLFIEEPVLAEQAEYYPKLAAQTHIPIAAGERMFSRFEFKRVLEAGGLAILQPDLSHAGGITECYKIAGMAEAYDVALAPHCPLGPIALAACLHVDFVSRNAVFQEQSMGIHYNKGAELLDFVKNKEDFNMEGGFFKPLTKPGLGVEIDEAKVIELSKNAPDWRNPLWRHEDGSVAEW, encoded by the coding sequence ATGAAAATAACCAACATCACCACGTACCGTTTACCCCCGCGCTGGATGTTTTTGAAAATTGAAACTGACGAAGGCGTCGTGGGCTGGGGCGAACCGGTCATCGAAGGCCGCGCACGCACCGTAGAAGCGGCGGTACATGAGCTAAAAGAATACTTAATTGGTCAGGATCCGGCGCGCATTAACGACCTGTGGCAAGTCATGTACCGCGCAGGCTTTTACCGCGGCGGCCCGATTCTGATGAGCGCTATCGCGGGTATCGATCAGGCGCTGTGGGACATCAAAGGCAAAGTACTGAACGCGCCGGTGTGGCAGTTGATGGGCGGTTTGGTTCGCGACAAAATCAAAGCCTACAGCTGGGTCGGCGGTGACCGTCCGGCGGAAGTGATCGACGGAATTAAAACTCTGCGCAACATCGGCTTTGACACTTTCAAGCTGAACGGCTGCGAAGAGATGGGCGTGATTGATAACTCGCGTGCGGTAGACAAAGCGGTAAATACCGTGGCGCAGATCCGCGAAGCCTTCGGCAATGAAATTGAATTTGGTCTCGATTTCCACGGCCGCGTTAGCGCGCCGATGGCAAAAGTGCTGATCAAAGAACTTGAGCAATATCGCCCGCTGTTTATTGAAGAACCGGTCCTGGCGGAACAGGCCGAGTACTATCCGAAACTGGCGGCACAAACCCATATTCCGATTGCCGCGGGTGAACGTATGTTCTCGCGCTTCGAATTCAAACGCGTGCTGGAAGCGGGCGGCCTGGCCATTCTGCAGCCGGATCTGTCACACGCAGGCGGTATCACCGAATGCTACAAAATCGCCGGAATGGCCGAAGCCTACGACGTGGCGCTAGCGCCGCACTGCCCGCTGGGGCCGATCGCTCTGGCAGCCTGTCTGCACGTGGACTTTGTTTCGCGCAACGCGGTGTTCCAGGAACAAAGCATGGGCATCCACTATAACAAGGGCGCGGAATTGCTCGATTTCGTGAAAAACAAAGAAGACTTCAACATGGAAGGCGGTTTCTTTAAACCGTTGACGAAGCCGGGCCTGGGCGTCGAAATCGACGAAGCCAAAGTCATTGAGCTGAGTAAGAATGCGCCGGACTGGCGTAATCCATTATGGCGGCATGAGGATGGCTCGGTCGCCGAATGGTAA
- the ibpA gene encoding small heat shock chaperone IbpA: MRNFDLSPLYRSAIGFDRLFNHLENNQSQGNGYPPYNVELVDENHYRIAIAVAGFAESELEITAQDNLLVVKGAHTAEQKERTYLYQGIAERNFERKFQLAENIHVKGANLVNGLLFVDLERVIPEEKKPRRIEIN; this comes from the coding sequence ATGCGTAATTTCGATTTATCTCCGCTTTACCGTTCTGCTATTGGTTTTGACCGTCTGTTCAACCACTTAGAAAATAATCAAAGCCAGGGCAACGGCTACCCTCCTTATAACGTTGAGCTGGTGGACGAAAACCACTACCGCATCGCCATTGCTGTCGCTGGGTTTGCTGAAAGCGAACTGGAGATCACCGCGCAGGACAACCTGCTGGTGGTGAAAGGCGCACATACGGCTGAGCAAAAAGAGCGCACCTATCTTTACCAGGGCATCGCTGAGCGCAACTTTGAGCGCAAATTCCAGCTCGCCGAAAACATTCATGTTAAAGGCGCAAACCTGGTCAACGGCCTGCTGTTTGTCGATCTGGAACGTGTGATTCCGGAAGAGAAAAAACCGCGCCGTATCGAGATTAACTAA
- a CDS encoding putative transporter has product MSDIALTVSVLALVAVVGLWIGNIKIRGVGLGIGGVLFGGIFIGHFAEQLGITLSAEMLHFIQEFGLILFVYTIGIQVGPGFFASLRVSGLRLNLFALGIVVMGGVVTAILHKLFEIPLPVVLGIFSGAVTNTPALGAGQQILRDLGIAPDVVDQMGMSYAMAYPFGICGILLTMWLVRVLFRINVDDEAKKHESAITNGHALIKTINIRVENPNLSNMAIQDVPILNSISIICSRLKRGDMLMVPSPGTVIQIGDLLHLVGQPGDLHSAQLVIGQEVETSLSTRGTDMRVERVVVTNEQVLGKKIRDLQVKERYDVVISRLNRAGVELVASPDASLQFGDILNLVGRPSSIDAVADMVGNAQQKLQQVQMLPVFIGIGLGVLLGSIPLYVPGFPVALKLGLAGGPLIMALILGRIGCIGKLYWFMPPSANLALRELGIVLFLSVVGLKSGGDFIDTLAHGEGISWIGYGFFITAVPLLTIGILARIFTNMNYLTLCGMLAGSMTDPPALAFANNLHATSGAAALSYATVYPLVMFLRIITPQLLAVLFWGMG; this is encoded by the coding sequence ATGAGTGATATCGCATTAACGGTTAGCGTGCTGGCCCTGGTGGCGGTGGTTGGGCTGTGGATTGGCAATATCAAAATTCGTGGTGTTGGACTTGGCATCGGCGGGGTGCTGTTCGGCGGGATTTTTATTGGCCATTTTGCCGAGCAACTGGGCATCACGCTCAGCGCTGAGATGCTGCATTTCATTCAGGAATTCGGCCTGATCCTCTTTGTGTACACCATCGGCATCCAGGTCGGTCCGGGTTTTTTCGCCTCTCTGCGCGTCTCCGGCTTACGGCTCAACCTCTTTGCGCTCGGGATTGTGGTGATGGGCGGCGTAGTGACCGCCATTCTGCACAAACTCTTCGAGATACCGCTGCCGGTGGTTCTGGGGATTTTCTCCGGGGCGGTCACCAACACGCCAGCGCTGGGTGCTGGACAACAAATATTGCGCGATCTGGGCATCGCGCCTGACGTCGTAGACCAGATGGGGATGAGCTATGCGATGGCCTATCCGTTCGGGATCTGCGGGATTCTGCTGACCATGTGGCTGGTGCGCGTTCTGTTTCGCATCAACGTTGACGACGAAGCCAAAAAGCACGAATCCGCGATAACCAACGGCCACGCGCTGATCAAAACCATCAATATCCGTGTCGAAAACCCTAACCTCAGCAATATGGCGATTCAGGATGTCCCGATTCTGAACAGTATCAGCATCATCTGCTCGCGCCTCAAACGCGGCGATATGCTGATGGTGCCATCGCCAGGAACCGTCATTCAAATCGGCGATTTACTGCATCTGGTCGGGCAACCGGGGGATTTACACAGCGCGCAGCTGGTGATCGGCCAGGAGGTCGAAACCTCTCTTTCCACACGCGGAACCGACATGCGTGTGGAGCGTGTGGTGGTCACGAACGAACAGGTTTTGGGCAAGAAAATCCGCGATTTGCAGGTAAAAGAGCGCTACGACGTCGTTATTTCCCGCCTTAATCGCGCGGGCGTGGAACTGGTCGCAAGCCCGGATGCCAGCCTGCAATTTGGCGATATCCTCAATCTGGTGGGGCGTCCGTCCTCTATCGACGCGGTCGCCGATATGGTGGGCAACGCTCAGCAAAAATTGCAGCAGGTACAGATGCTGCCGGTGTTTATCGGCATTGGGCTTGGCGTGTTGCTCGGGTCTATTCCGCTGTACGTGCCGGGTTTTCCAGTGGCGCTGAAGCTTGGCCTGGCGGGCGGGCCGCTGATCATGGCGCTGATTCTTGGGCGTATCGGCTGCATCGGTAAGCTGTACTGGTTTATGCCGCCGAGCGCGAACCTGGCGTTGCGCGAGCTGGGCATCGTGCTGTTTCTGTCCGTTGTCGGGCTAAAATCGGGCGGTGATTTTATTGATACGCTGGCCCATGGCGAGGGCATCAGCTGGATTGGCTACGGCTTTTTCATCACCGCCGTTCCACTGCTGACGATCGGGATTCTGGCGCGGATTTTCACCAACATGAACTACCTGACGCTGTGCGGCATGCTGGCCGGTTCGATGACCGATCCGCCTGCGCTGGCCTTTGCCAATAACCTTCACGCCACCAGCGGTGCGGCAGCGCTGTCCTATGCCACGGTTTATCCGCTGGTGATGTTCCTGCGCATCATCACCCCGCAGCTACTGGCCGTGCTGTTCTGGGGGATGGGCTAA
- a CDS encoding 2-dehydro-3-deoxygalactonokinase has protein sequence MTSRYIAIDWGSTNLRAWLYQDDRCLDSRQSEAGVTRLNGKSPEAVLAEVTAGWRDSATPVVMAGMVGSNVGWKIAPYLSVPAHFSAIGEQLTSVGDKMLIIPGLCVSRDDNHNVMRGEETQLLGARSLSPSSVYVMPGTHCKWVQADGEQIHDFRTVMTGELHHLLLNHSLVGAGLPEQKTAPDAFTAGLERGLASPAVLPQLFEVRASHVLGNLPREEVSEFLSGLLIGAEVASMRDFIASEQAITIVAGSSLTTRYQQAFSAIGRKVATVAGDTAFQAGIRSIAHAVAN, from the coding sequence ATGACATCTCGCTACATCGCTATTGACTGGGGATCGACCAATCTGCGCGCCTGGCTTTATCAGGACGACAGATGCCTCGACAGCAGGCAATCCGAAGCAGGCGTCACGCGCCTGAACGGTAAATCCCCCGAGGCGGTGTTAGCAGAAGTGACAGCTGGCTGGCGCGACAGCGCCACACCGGTGGTGATGGCGGGAATGGTCGGTAGCAACGTCGGCTGGAAAATTGCCCCGTACTTGTCCGTTCCTGCGCATTTCTCTGCCATTGGCGAGCAGTTAACGTCCGTTGGCGACAAGATGTTGATTATTCCCGGCTTATGCGTTTCTCGCGACGATAACCATAACGTGATGCGCGGCGAAGAGACGCAGCTGCTCGGCGCGCGCTCACTCTCACCCTCTTCTGTGTATGTGATGCCCGGAACCCACTGTAAATGGGTGCAAGCCGATGGCGAGCAAATCCATGATTTCCGCACCGTGATGACCGGTGAACTGCACCATTTGCTGCTGAACCATTCGCTGGTGGGCGCGGGTTTGCCGGAGCAAAAAACCGCCCCCGACGCGTTCACCGCCGGGCTTGAGCGCGGTCTCGCCTCGCCTGCCGTTTTGCCACAACTTTTTGAAGTTCGCGCGTCGCACGTTCTGGGGAATCTCCCGCGTGAAGAGGTCAGCGAATTTCTGTCCGGCCTGCTGATTGGCGCAGAAGTCGCCAGCATGCGCGATTTCATCGCCAGCGAGCAGGCCATCACAATCGTCGCCGGTTCATCGTTAACGACGCGCTACCAGCAGGCGTTCAGCGCCATTGGGCGCAAGGTTGCAACCGTGGCTGGCGATACGGCATTTCAGGCAGGCATAAGGAGCATCGCTCATGCAGTGGCAAACTAA
- the ibpB gene encoding small heat shock chaperone IbpB has protein sequence MRNHDLSPLLRQWIGFDKLANALQSTAEHQAFPPYNIEKSDDNHYRITLALAGFRQDDLDIQLEGTRLTVKGTPEKPETETKWLHQGLVIQPFSLSFTLADHMEVTGATFTNGLLHIDLTRNVPEALAPQRIAISDRPALNS, from the coding sequence ATGCGTAATCATGATTTATCCCCACTTCTGCGTCAGTGGATTGGTTTTGACAAACTGGCTAACGCCCTGCAAAGCACCGCTGAACACCAGGCTTTCCCGCCGTACAACATCGAAAAAAGCGATGACAACCACTATCGCATCACGTTGGCGCTGGCCGGGTTCCGTCAGGACGACTTGGATATCCAGCTCGAAGGCACGCGTTTAACGGTGAAAGGGACGCCTGAAAAACCGGAAACTGAGACCAAATGGCTGCATCAGGGTCTGGTTATTCAGCCGTTCAGCCTGAGCTTTACGCTGGCCGACCATATGGAAGTCACCGGTGCGACCTTTACCAACGGGCTGTTACATATCGATTTGACCCGTAACGTGCCCGAAGCGTTGGCTCCGCAGCGTATCGCCATCAGCGACCGTCCGGCACTGAACAGCTAA
- a CDS encoding GntR family transcriptional regulator — translation MIYKSIADRLRLRLNSSDYNIGSPLPGEKTLAQEFGVARMTIRKALDLLVSWGLVVRRHGSGTFVARKDVHHETTNLTGLVEVLRQQGKEVQSKVLQFEVMPAPPAIASQLRIQIDERIYFSRRVRYVEGKPLMLEDSFMPVKLFRHLSLAHLEGSKFDYIEKECGITISGNIESLTPVLADKQLASYMNLPEHTPLLRITSLSYSDSGEFLNYSVMFRNTSDYQVDYHLRRIHPEALLAHPPEQHGQ, via the coding sequence GTGATCTACAAATCTATTGCTGACAGATTACGTTTGCGGCTGAATTCCTCCGACTACAATATCGGCAGCCCCTTACCCGGTGAGAAAACGCTGGCGCAGGAGTTTGGCGTCGCGCGTATGACCATCCGCAAAGCCCTGGATCTGCTGGTCAGCTGGGGCCTGGTGGTACGTCGCCATGGCAGCGGCACCTTTGTGGCGCGAAAAGACGTCCATCATGAAACCACCAACCTGACGGGGTTAGTGGAGGTGCTGCGCCAGCAGGGAAAAGAGGTGCAGAGCAAGGTATTGCAGTTTGAAGTGATGCCCGCTCCGCCTGCCATTGCCAGCCAGTTGCGCATCCAGATTGATGAGCGAATCTATTTTTCGCGCCGGGTGCGTTACGTCGAGGGGAAACCGCTGATGCTGGAAGACAGTTTTATGCCAGTAAAACTGTTCCGTCATCTTTCGCTGGCGCATCTTGAAGGATCGAAGTTTGATTATATTGAGAAGGAGTGCGGGATAACGATCAGCGGCAACATTGAGAGCCTGACACCGGTTTTGGCGGATAAACAACTTGCCAGCTATATGAACTTACCTGAGCATACGCCGCTGCTGCGGATAACGTCTCTTTCCTACAGCGACAGCGGCGAGTTTCTCAATTATTCCGTGATGTTCCGCAATACCAGTGATTACCAGGTGGACTACCATCTGCGGCGCATCCATCCGGAGGCGCTATTAGCCCATCCCCCAGAACAGCACGGCCAGTAG
- a CDS encoding 2-dehydro-3-deoxy-6-phosphogalactonate aldolase — protein sequence MQWQTNLPLIAILRGITPDEALAHVGAVIDAGFDAVEIPLNSPQWEKSIPAVVDAYGHKALIGAGTVLKPDQVDQLAKMGCKLIVTPNINPEVIRRAVGYGMTVCPGCATATEAFTALDAGSQALKIFPSSAFGPDYIKALKAVLPADVPVFAVGGVTPENLAQWLKAGCVGAGLGSDLYRAGQSVERTAEQAAAFVKAYREAVK from the coding sequence ATGCAGTGGCAAACTAATCTTCCTCTTATCGCGATTTTACGCGGCATCACGCCGGACGAGGCGCTGGCGCACGTTGGCGCGGTTATCGACGCTGGTTTTGACGCGGTCGAAATCCCGCTGAACTCTCCGCAATGGGAAAAAAGCATTCCTGCGGTCGTTGATGCTTACGGCCATAAAGCGCTGATTGGCGCCGGTACGGTTCTGAAACCTGACCAGGTGGACCAGCTCGCGAAAATGGGGTGCAAGCTCATCGTTACGCCGAATATCAATCCAGAGGTGATCCGCCGCGCGGTCGGTTACGGCATGACCGTCTGCCCAGGATGTGCCACGGCGACAGAGGCGTTTACCGCGCTGGACGCAGGCTCGCAGGCGCTGAAAATTTTCCCGTCGTCAGCCTTCGGCCCGGACTACATCAAAGCATTGAAAGCCGTGCTTCCGGCGGATGTTCCGGTCTTCGCTGTGGGCGGCGTGACGCCAGAAAACCTGGCGCAATGGTTGAAAGCCGGTTGTGTGGGCGCAGGCCTTGGCAGCGATTTGTATCGCGCCGGACAGTCCGTGGAACGTACCGCAGAGCAGGCAGCCGCATTTGTTAAGGCGTATCGAGAGGCAGTGAAATGA
- a CDS encoding YceK/YidQ family lipoprotein, producing MMKNVLIKLTACSVMVLLCGCSSVMSHTGGKEGTYPGTRASAAMISDDETNWGTKSLAILDLPFTAVMDTLLVPWDLFRTDSSVRSRVEASEKQNLATNAVIPPGAMPAP from the coding sequence ATGATGAAAAATGTTCTGATAAAGCTGACAGCGTGCAGCGTGATGGTTTTACTTTGCGGGTGTTCGAGCGTGATGTCTCACACCGGCGGTAAAGAAGGAACATATCCTGGGACGCGCGCCAGCGCTGCGATGATTTCGGATGACGAGACAAACTGGGGCACCAAATCCCTGGCGATCCTGGATCTGCCTTTTACGGCAGTGATGGACACGCTATTAGTCCCATGGGATCTGTTCCGCACCGACAGCTCCGTGCGCTCACGGGTCGAAGCCAGCGAGAAACAGAATCTGGCGACCAATGCTGTTATCCCACCTGGGGCAATGCCTGCCCCGTAA
- a CDS encoding DUF3748 domain-containing protein encodes MKKITFAPRHHQLTNINTWTADSQWLVFDVRPSGASFTGETIERVNVETGECEVIYHAGHGAHVGVVTVHPTDDKYVFIHGPENPDANWQYDFHHRRGVTVQNAQVENLDAMDITTPYTPGALRGGSHVHVFSPNGQFVSFTYNDHVLHERDAKLDLRNVGVAAPFGPVTPRGNHPREYAGAFWSVLVSRTTPTPLPGSDEINRAYEEGWMGNDRVAFIGDTLSNSGEKVPELFIVDLPKDEQGWKRAGSEPLEGTADKMPAPPAGVVQRRLTFTHQNRFPGLVNVPRHWVRSHPQAKEIAFLMRDDNGVVQLWLIAPEGGEPRQLTHNASDIQSAFNWHPSGDALGFVLENRIALADSLTGKVTFLTSDHGNPPSGDAIVFSPNGQLIAWMEETAGFRQLWVTETGK; translated from the coding sequence ATGAAAAAAATCACTTTCGCTCCCCGCCATCATCAACTCACGAATATCAATACCTGGACCGCAGACAGCCAGTGGCTGGTGTTTGACGTGCGCCCGTCCGGTGCGTCGTTTACCGGCGAAACCATTGAACGTGTGAATGTCGAAACGGGCGAGTGTGAGGTGATTTATCACGCCGGTCATGGCGCGCATGTTGGCGTGGTGACCGTTCATCCGACCGATGATAAGTACGTGTTTATCCATGGCCCAGAAAATCCGGATGCGAACTGGCAGTACGATTTTCATCACCGCCGGGGTGTGACGGTGCAAAACGCGCAGGTCGAAAATCTCGATGCGATGGATATCACCACGCCCTACACGCCTGGCGCGTTGCGCGGCGGCAGCCATGTTCATGTTTTTAGTCCCAACGGACAGTTTGTCAGCTTTACCTATAACGACCATGTGCTGCACGAGCGCGATGCGAAACTTGATTTACGCAACGTGGGCGTGGCCGCACCGTTTGGCCCGGTGACGCCGCGCGGCAATCATCCGCGAGAATATGCAGGCGCATTCTGGAGCGTGCTGGTGAGTCGCACGACGCCGACGCCGCTGCCGGGCAGCGATGAGATCAATCGTGCTTATGAAGAAGGGTGGATGGGTAACGATCGTGTGGCGTTTATCGGTGATACGCTGAGTAACAGCGGCGAAAAAGTGCCCGAACTGTTTATTGTCGATCTGCCAAAAGATGAACAGGGCTGGAAACGTGCTGGCAGTGAACCGCTGGAAGGAACGGCTGATAAGATGCCCGCGCCACCCGCCGGCGTGGTGCAGCGTCGTCTAACCTTTACCCATCAGAATCGCTTTCCGGGCCTGGTCAATGTCCCACGCCATTGGGTGCGCAGTCATCCTCAGGCCAAAGAGATTGCGTTCCTGATGCGCGATGATAACGGCGTGGTGCAACTGTGGCTGATCGCGCCAGAGGGCGGAGAACCGCGCCAGCTGACGCATAACGCCAGCGATATTCAGTCGGCGTTTAACTGGCATCCGTCGGGCGATGCGCTTGGATTTGTGCTGGAGAATCGCATTGCGCTTGCGGATTCACTCACCGGAAAAGTGACCTTTTTGACGTCCGATCACGGCAATCCGCCATCAGGCGACGCCATCGTGTTTTCACCGAACGGACAGCTTATTGCGTGGATGGAAGAGACGGCCGGTTTCCGTCAACTTTGGGTCACGGAAACCGGAAAGTAA
- the dgoR gene encoding D-galactonate utilization transcriptional regulator DgoR produces MTLNKTDRIVITLGNQIVSGKYVPGSPLPAEAELCEEFETSRNIIREVFRSLMAKRLIEMKRYRGAFVAPRNQWNYLDTDVLQWVLENDYDPRLIGAMSEVRNLVEPAIARWAAERATSGDLAQIESALNDMIANNQDRDAFNEADIRYHEAVLQSVHNPVLQQLSVAISSLQRAVFERTWMGDEANMPKTLQEHKALFDAIRHQDSDAAEQAALTMIASSTRRLKEIT; encoded by the coding sequence ATGACACTGAATAAAACCGACCGCATCGTTATCACGCTGGGCAACCAGATTGTGAGCGGTAAATACGTACCCGGTTCGCCACTGCCCGCAGAAGCCGAGCTCTGCGAAGAGTTTGAAACCTCGCGCAATATCATCCGCGAAGTGTTTCGTTCGCTGATGGCGAAGCGACTGATCGAAATGAAACGTTACCGTGGCGCGTTTGTTGCCCCGCGTAACCAGTGGAATTACCTGGACACCGATGTCCTGCAGTGGGTACTGGAAAATGACTACGACCCGCGTCTGATCGGCGCGATGAGCGAAGTGCGAAATCTGGTGGAACCGGCCATTGCACGCTGGGCAGCAGAACGCGCGACCTCGGGCGATCTGGCGCAAATTGAGTCGGCGCTCAACGACATGATTGCCAACAATCAGGATCGGGATGCCTTTAACGAAGCGGATATTCGCTATCACGAGGCGGTGTTGCAGTCAGTTCACAACCCGGTTTTGCAGCAGCTTAGCGTGGCGATCAGCTCGCTACAGCGCGCAGTATTTGAACGGACCTGGATGGGCGATGAGGCCAACATGCCAAAGACGCTCCAGGAACATAAAGCGTTGTTCGATGCGATACGGCATCAGGACAGCGATGCGGCAGAGCAGGCGGCCCTCACCATGATCGCCAGCTCAACACGAAGGCTAAAGGAAATCACATGA
- a CDS encoding MFS transporter — protein MVSGLAMPKIWRQITMDIPVTTAKPGRRRYLTLIMIFITVVICYVDRANLAVASAHIQEEFGITKSEMGYVFSAFAWLYTLCQIPGGWFLDRVGSRLTYFIAIFGWSVATLFQGFATGLMSLIGLRAITGIFEAPAFPTNNRMVTSWFPEHERASAVGFYTSGQFVGLAFLTPLLIWIQELLSWHWVFIITGGIGIIWSFIWIKVYQPPRLTKSITKAELDYIRDGGGLIDGDAPAKKEARQPMTKADWKLVFNRKLVGVYIGQFAVTSTLWFFLTWFPNYLTQEKGITALKAGFMTTVPFLAAFFGVLLSGWLADKLVKKGYSLGVARKTPIICGLLISTCIMGANYTNDPVWIMTLMAIAFFGNGFASITWSLVSSLAPMRLIGLTGGVFNFVGGLGGITVPLVVGYLAQDYGFGPALVYIAAVALIGALSYILLVGDVKRVG, from the coding sequence ATGGTGAGTGGCCTCGCTATGCCCAAAATCTGGAGACAGATTACGATGGATATTCCAGTTACTACTGCAAAACCAGGGCGTCGTCGCTATCTGACGCTGATTATGATCTTTATTACCGTGGTGATTTGCTACGTCGACCGCGCCAACCTTGCCGTTGCGTCGGCCCATATTCAGGAAGAATTTGGCATCACTAAATCGGAAATGGGCTACGTGTTTTCCGCGTTTGCCTGGCTTTATACGCTCTGCCAAATTCCCGGCGGCTGGTTCCTTGACCGCGTGGGTTCACGACTGACCTATTTTATTGCGATATTCGGCTGGTCAGTGGCGACGCTGTTCCAGGGTTTTGCGACGGGTTTAATGTCGCTGATCGGCCTGCGCGCCATCACCGGGATTTTCGAAGCACCGGCGTTCCCAACCAATAACCGGATGGTCACCAGCTGGTTCCCGGAGCACGAACGCGCTTCCGCCGTGGGCTTTTACACCTCGGGGCAATTTGTCGGCCTGGCATTCCTGACGCCGCTGCTGATCTGGATTCAGGAGCTGCTGAGCTGGCACTGGGTGTTTATTATCACCGGCGGCATCGGCATTATCTGGTCGTTCATCTGGATTAAGGTTTATCAGCCACCGCGCCTGACCAAAAGCATCACCAAAGCCGAGCTGGATTATATTCGTGACGGCGGTGGTCTGATCGATGGCGACGCGCCAGCCAAAAAAGAAGCGCGCCAGCCGATGACCAAAGCGGACTGGAAACTAGTCTTCAACCGCAAGCTGGTGGGCGTATACATCGGGCAGTTCGCGGTCACGTCAACGCTGTGGTTCTTCCTGACCTGGTTCCCGAACTATCTGACGCAGGAAAAAGGTATCACCGCGCTGAAGGCCGGATTTATGACCACCGTGCCGTTCCTGGCCGCATTCTTCGGCGTACTGCTGTCGGGCTGGCTGGCCGATAAGCTGGTGAAAAAAGGCTATTCACTGGGCGTGGCGCGTAAAACGCCGATTATCTGTGGCCTGCTGATTTCGACCTGCATCATGGGCGCAAACTACACCAACGATCCAGTGTGGATTATGACCCTGATGGCGATTGCATTCTTCGGCAACGGCTTTGCGTCGATCACCTGGTCGCTGGTCTCATCGCTGGCACCGATGCGCCTGATCGGCCTGACGGGCGGCGTATTTAACTTCGTTGGCGGCCTCGGCGGGATCACGGTTCCACTGGTGGTGGGCTATCTGGCGCAGGATTACGGCTTTGGCCCGGCGCTGGTGTATATCGCTGCCGTGGCGCTGATCGGCGCGCTCTCTTACATCCTGCTGGTTGGCGATGTGAAACGTGTAGGCTAA